One window from the genome of Dyadobacter sp. CECT 9275 encodes:
- a CDS encoding acyl-CoA carboxylase subunit beta — MESKSAASSKKELLDRKNAEADLGGGEKRIKAQHQKGKLTARERISILLDQGSFHEIGRFVLHRSKDFGLDKEHYLGDGVVTGYGKINGRLTYIFAQDFTVFGGSLSETHAEKICKIMDLAMKNGAPVIGLNDSGGARIQEGVLSLAGYADIFYKNTLASGVIPQISAVLGPCAGGAVYSPAITDFILMVENTSYMFVTGPNVVKTVTHEEVTSEGLGGAMTHATKSGVTHFVSPNEVECLLAIKKLLSYIPQNCEDDAPRLSYQPGRELRPKLEVLIPDNPNQPYDMRDIITEITDTDTFFEVHQNFAENIVVGFARIAGRSIGIVANQPAVLAGVLDIHASQKAARFVRFCDCFNVPLLVLEDVPGFLPGTDQEWNGIITNGAKLLYAFCEATVPRVTVITRKAYGGAYDVMNSKHIGADLNYAWPTAEIAVMGASGAAEIIFKREIAEAENPGEKLKEKIEEYTHKFANPFKAAHRGYIDEVIYPEQTREKLISAFEMLENKVAQLPRKKHGNIPL; from the coding sequence ATGGAATCGAAATCTGCCGCAAGCTCAAAAAAAGAATTACTGGATAGAAAAAATGCCGAAGCCGATCTTGGCGGTGGAGAAAAACGCATTAAAGCACAGCATCAAAAGGGAAAACTGACGGCCAGAGAAAGGATATCGATTTTGCTGGACCAGGGATCCTTTCACGAAATTGGCCGGTTTGTGTTACACCGCAGCAAAGATTTCGGGCTGGATAAGGAACATTACCTGGGTGATGGTGTCGTAACGGGGTATGGAAAGATCAACGGAAGATTAACCTATATTTTTGCTCAGGATTTCACGGTTTTCGGCGGGTCTCTGTCGGAAACCCATGCCGAAAAAATTTGCAAAATCATGGATCTTGCCATGAAAAACGGAGCGCCGGTCATAGGCCTGAATGACTCGGGTGGTGCGCGCATTCAGGAAGGCGTTTTATCTCTGGCCGGTTATGCCGATATATTCTATAAAAACACACTCGCCTCAGGGGTTATCCCTCAAATCTCTGCGGTACTCGGGCCCTGCGCCGGCGGAGCTGTTTATTCCCCGGCCATCACCGATTTTATCCTGATGGTTGAAAATACCAGTTACATGTTTGTAACCGGGCCCAATGTCGTGAAAACCGTTACCCATGAGGAAGTAACTTCGGAAGGACTCGGTGGTGCCATGACGCACGCCACAAAGTCGGGTGTGACCCACTTTGTTTCACCCAACGAAGTGGAGTGCCTACTGGCTATTAAAAAGCTACTGAGTTATATCCCCCAGAATTGTGAGGACGATGCGCCCAGGCTCTCGTACCAGCCCGGCAGGGAATTACGGCCAAAGCTGGAGGTACTTATACCCGACAATCCAAATCAACCGTACGACATGCGGGATATCATCACCGAAATTACTGACACCGATACGTTTTTTGAGGTACATCAGAATTTTGCAGAAAACATCGTGGTAGGTTTTGCCCGAATCGCAGGGCGAAGCATTGGTATTGTAGCAAACCAGCCTGCCGTGCTGGCGGGGGTTCTTGACATTCATGCAAGCCAGAAAGCTGCACGTTTTGTCCGTTTCTGCGACTGTTTTAATGTTCCGCTGCTGGTACTGGAAGATGTTCCGGGATTTCTGCCCGGGACCGATCAGGAATGGAACGGGATCATCACCAACGGAGCCAAGCTGTTATACGCTTTTTGTGAAGCCACAGTTCCCCGTGTGACGGTCATCACCCGGAAGGCGTATGGCGGCGCCTATGATGTCATGAACTCCAAGCATATTGGGGCAGACCTGAATTACGCCTGGCCAACGGCAGAAATTGCAGTCATGGGCGCAAGCGGTGCAGCCGAAATAATATTCAAACGGGAAATTGCAGAAGCCGAAAACCCCGGGGAGAAACTGAAAGAGAAGATAGAAGAGTACACCCATAAATTTGCCAATCCTTTCAAAGCTGCACACCGCGGGTATATCGACGAGGTGATCTATCCGGAACAGACCAGGGAGAAGCTCATCAGCGCTTTTGAAATGCTGGAAAATAAGGTGGCACAGCTTCCCAGAAAAAAACATGGTAATATTCCGCTTTAA
- a CDS encoding Gfo/Idh/MocA family oxidoreductase: MTEKIDTSASRRKFIKGSLATLATFSIVPRHVLGKGFLAPSDTLTKGIVGLGSMGRGHIPLAGTKVVALCDVDRSHLKRAADMVGTGAKTFGDYRELIQLPEVDIVHVATPPHWHGIIAADAARAGKDVWCEKPMTRTIGEGKRLLEAVQQHGRIFRLNTWFRFQDNFYGMKTTVKPIKKLVQSGLLGWPLKVTVSRHTGFDWKFYWVGKTNNAPETVPPELDYDMWLGPAPYKPYSAHRVHETFRGYWDYDGGGLGDMGQHYIDPIQYFLGKDDTSPVSVEIDAPQQHTEAVGTWRRITYTYADGCQIVLDGEAKDENVAYIEGPKGKLYPGFRSDIPNLEKKLAAFPDPEPQVTDFVDAVKNRKKFALNEENGHRSCTIVNMGLAALRLGRSLKFDPEKQEFIDDEGANRLINQPMRGPWTI; the protein is encoded by the coding sequence ATGACAGAAAAGATAGACACCTCGGCGTCCAGGAGGAAATTTATCAAAGGCTCTCTTGCCACGCTGGCCACATTTTCAATTGTTCCACGCCACGTTTTAGGCAAAGGCTTCCTTGCACCGAGTGATACCCTTACAAAAGGAATCGTAGGATTAGGCAGCATGGGGAGAGGGCATATTCCGTTGGCAGGTACCAAGGTGGTGGCACTTTGCGATGTAGACAGATCTCACCTAAAAAGAGCTGCCGACATGGTTGGTACGGGCGCTAAAACGTTTGGAGACTACCGCGAACTGATACAGCTTCCCGAGGTGGACATTGTGCACGTTGCTACGCCTCCGCACTGGCACGGGATCATAGCAGCAGATGCTGCCCGCGCGGGCAAGGACGTTTGGTGTGAAAAACCGATGACCCGTACCATCGGCGAAGGCAAAAGATTACTCGAAGCAGTACAGCAGCACGGCAGGATTTTCCGTCTCAATACCTGGTTCCGTTTTCAGGACAATTTCTATGGAATGAAAACAACTGTAAAACCCATCAAAAAACTCGTTCAAAGTGGCTTGCTGGGATGGCCACTGAAAGTCACGGTAAGCCGTCACACAGGTTTCGACTGGAAGTTCTACTGGGTTGGAAAAACCAATAATGCGCCGGAAACCGTCCCCCCGGAACTGGACTATGACATGTGGCTCGGACCGGCACCGTATAAGCCCTATAGCGCCCATCGCGTCCATGAGACGTTCCGTGGATACTGGGATTATGATGGCGGCGGACTTGGAGATATGGGACAGCACTATATTGACCCTATTCAATATTTCCTTGGAAAGGACGACACCAGCCCCGTTAGTGTTGAAATAGATGCTCCGCAGCAACATACGGAAGCAGTAGGCACCTGGAGACGAATTACTTATACTTATGCGGATGGCTGCCAGATCGTACTGGATGGTGAAGCAAAAGACGAGAACGTTGCCTACATAGAAGGCCCGAAAGGCAAGCTTTACCCGGGCTTCCGTTCGGATATTCCAAACCTTGAAAAGAAACTTGCTGCTTTCCCCGATCCCGAACCACAGGTAACAGATTTCGTGGATGCTGTTAAAAATCGTAAGAAATTTGCGCTTAATGAAGAAAACGGACACCGCTCCTGTACCATCGTTAACATGGGGCTCGCCGCACTCCGCCTGGGTCGCTCGTTAAAATTTGACCCTGAAAAGCAAGAATTTATTGATGACGAAGGTGCCAACAGGCTTATCAATCAGCCGATGCGCGGCCCCTGGACCATATAA